The window TCTTCCTTGATCATTGCGCTTGCACGCTCGGACAGGTTCTTGAAGAACTTGTCCTTGAGTTCGTCGGAGGCACCCTTGAGAGCCACGGTGAGGTCTTCGTTGGAAACCTCTTTGAGCAGCTCGCGGATGGCCACGTCGTCCACACTCTTGATGTCTTCGAAAACGAACATGAGGTTGCGGATGTCTTCTGCCATCTGGGTGGATTCTTCTTCGATCTCGGACAGGACTTCTTCTTCGGTGTTGCGGTCCACAGCGTTGAGGATTTCTGCAACTGAAGGAATACCGCCCACTTTCTTGCCTTCCTTGCCGCCCATTGCGATGAGCTGGCTTTGGAGAACCTTGTCCACTTCCATGAGCATTTCCTCGGCCACGGCCTCCAGTTTTGCCAGGCGCATAAGCACTTCGGCGCGGACGCCTGCAGGCAGGTGCTGGATGAGTTCGGCGGCCTGATCCGGGTGAAGGTGTCCCAGGATGAGGGCGAGGGTCTGCGGGTGCTCGTTTCTGAGAATCTGAGCGAGGATTCGAGGACTGACGTTTTCCAGTTCCTGGAAAGGAGTCGGGCCGGTATCCAGTTCGAGAGAATCCATAATGTATTTTGCGGTTTCGCTGTCCAGAGACTTGGTCAGCAGGCGCTTGACCTGTTCCGCACCGCCCACCAGGAGCTCGGCGCCGTAGGCCAGGGCTTCGTTGTACTCCTTGAGCACTTCGAGAACCTGTTCGCGCGGGA of the Pseudodesulfovibrio sp. zrk46 genome contains:
- the fliG gene encoding flagellar motor switch protein FliG; its protein translation is MSDFTGPQKTAIVLLALGDKFTAEVFKRMERNEIAAVSKAMLTTDSIPREQVLEVLKEYNEALAYGAELLVGGAEQVKRLLTKSLDSETAKYIMDSLELDTGPTPFQELENVSPRILAQILRNEHPQTLALILGHLHPDQAAELIQHLPAGVRAEVLMRLAKLEAVAEEMLMEVDKVLQSQLIAMGGKEGKKVGGIPSVAEILNAVDRNTEEEVLSEIEEESTQMAEDIRNLMFVFEDIKSVDDVAIRELLKEVSNEDLTVALKGASDELKDKFFKNLSERASAMIKEDLEIMPPKKLSEVEAAQQNIVKTVRRLEDEGKIVISRGGSDVFV